A genomic segment from Nitrospirae bacterium CG2_30_53_67 encodes:
- a CDS encoding chemotaxis protein CheR, with amino-acid sequence MFDQTYSMSDSTYRLMRELIYKFCGLTFDDNSKYFFEKRLSNRVSMHQLRDFQDYYYFLMYDKNRSDELSSIIDILTINETYFFREEQQLKAFSEEILQELKEKKMKQGDRSLRIWSAGCSTGEEPHTIAMLILESQLFSGWDVEIFASDISHRVLQVARKGEYGKSSFRTTKEEYIRRYFMDANDKKRIIDPVRKLVNFGYLNLFDSTKIFLLGKMDVIFCRNVIIYFDQEAKKNVISHFERQLNGGGYLLVGHSESLINLSTAFRLKHLKNDMVYQKP; translated from the coding sequence ATGTTCGATCAGACCTATTCCATGAGCGACTCCACCTATCGGTTGATGAGAGAGCTCATTTACAAGTTTTGCGGCCTTACATTCGACGACAACTCAAAATACTTTTTTGAGAAGCGCCTGTCCAACCGTGTCTCCATGCACCAGCTCAGGGATTTCCAGGATTATTACTATTTCCTCATGTACGATAAGAACCGATCCGATGAACTCAGCTCCATCATAGATATCCTGACGATCAATGAGACCTACTTCTTCAGAGAGGAACAACAGCTCAAGGCGTTCTCTGAAGAGATCCTCCAGGAACTCAAGGAGAAGAAGATGAAGCAGGGGGACCGGTCTCTCAGGATCTGGAGCGCAGGATGTTCAACCGGCGAGGAGCCCCATACCATCGCCATGCTCATTCTCGAATCTCAACTCTTCAGCGGATGGGACGTCGAAATCTTCGCAAGCGACATCAGCCACCGCGTCCTGCAGGTTGCGAGGAAAGGAGAATACGGCAAGTCTTCTTTCAGGACCACCAAGGAAGAATACATCAGGAGATACTTTATGGATGCCAATGATAAAAAGAGGATCATCGACCCGGTAAGAAAACTGGTCAATTTCGGATACCTGAACCTTTTCGACAGCACCAAGATATTTCTGCTCGGGAAGATGGATGTCATCTTCTGCAGGAACGTCATCATCTATTTCGATCAGGAAGCCAAAAAGAACGTCATATCGCATTTTGAGAGACAACTGAACGGAGGAGGCTACCTCCTCGTCGGTCATTCGGAATCCCTGATCAACCTGTCCACGGCGTTCCGTCTCAAACACCTGAAAAACGACATGGTGTACCAGAAGCCGTGA